In one Culex quinquefasciatus strain JHB chromosome 2, VPISU_Cqui_1.0_pri_paternal, whole genome shotgun sequence genomic region, the following are encoded:
- the LOC6036735 gene encoding bifunctional methylenetetrahydrofolate dehydrogenase/cyclohydrolase, mitochondrial isoform X2, with amino-acid sequence MAKLIDGKQISADIRAELHEQIEQWMAKGNRAPQLTAILIGDDPASNTYVSNKMKAAADVGINSKTERYGADITEEELLARIEALNQDDSVDGILVQLPVPGHINERKVCNSVSCDKDVDGFNERNVGRLCLDMNTLIPCTPLGVQELIKRCQIETFGKNAVVVGRSKNVGMPIAMLLHADGRNDTCAMDATVTICHRFTPPEELARFCRSADIIVTATGVPGLIRGDMIKEGAAVIDVGITRVTDPATGKTKLVGDVDFEEARKVAGHITPVPGGVGPMTVAMLMKNTFIAAKNLASKKVQN; translated from the exons ATGGCCAAGCTGATTGATGGCAAGCAGATTTCCGCCGACATCCGGGCCGAGCTGCACGAGCAGATCGAACAGTGGATGGCCAAAGGAAACCGCGCCCCTCAGCTAACGGCCATCCTGATCGGGGATGATCCGGCAAGTAACACGTACGTGTCGAACAAGATGAAGGCCGCGGCGGACGTCGGCATCAACAGCAAAACTGAGCGCTACGGGGCGGACATTACGGAGGAGGAGTTGTTGGCGCGGATTGAGGCGCTGAATCAGGACGATTCCGTGGACGGGATTTTGGTGCAGCTGCCGGTGCCGGGACACATCAACGAGCGCAAGGTGTGCAACTCGGTGTCCTGCGACAAGGACGTGGACGGTTTCAACGAGCGGAACGTCGGTCGGCTCTGTCTGGACATGAACACGCTGATTCCGTGCACTCCGTTGGGCGTCCAGGAGCTGATCAAGCGCTGTCAGATTGAAACGTTCGGCAAGAATGCCGTCGTCGTGGGTCGCTCGAAGAACGTGGGCATGCCAATTGCGATGTTGCTGCACGCGGATGGACGGAACGACACGTGCGCGATGGATGCCACCGTTACGATTTGCCACAGGTTCACGCCGCCGGAGGAGTTGGCGCGGTTCTGCCGGTCGGCGGATATTATCGTGACGGCGACGGGCGTGCCCGGGTTGATCCGCGGGGACATGATCAAGGAGGGGGCGGCTGTGATTGATGTGGGAATCACGCGCGTTACGGATCCGGCCACCGGGAAGACGAAACTGGTGGGGGATGTTGACTTCGAAG AGGCCCGCAAGGTTGCTGGACACATCACGCCGGTGCCGGGCGGCGTCGGCCCGATGACGGTGGCGATGCTCATGAAGAACACCTTCATCGCGGCCAAGAACCTGGCCAGCAAGAAAGTGCAAAACTGA
- the LOC6036729 gene encoding bifunctional methylenetetrahydrofolate dehydrogenase/cyclohydrolase, mitochondrial isoform X2: MAKLIDGKRISADIRAELHEQIKQWMAKGNRAPQLTAILIGDDPASKTYVAVKMKAAAEVGIVSKTERFEADITEEKLLARIEALNSDDAVDGILVQVPVPSHINERNVCNSVSCEKDVDGLNERNAGRLYMGTDTLIPCTALAVQELIKRSQVETIGKNAVVVGCSKLAGLPIAMLLHAEGANDMCATVTICHKFTPPEELARFCRSADIIVTATGVPGLIRGDMIKEGAAVIDVGITRVVDPATGKAKLVGDVDFEDARKVAGHITPVPGGVGPMTVAMLMKNTFIVAKNQAIKRAQN, encoded by the exons ATGGCCAAGTTGATCGACGGCAAGCGGATCTCCGCCGACATCCGTGCCGAGCTGCACGAGCAGATCAAACAATGGATGGCCAAAGGGAACCGCGCGCCCCAGCTGACGGCCATCCTGATTGGCGACGATCCGGCGAGTAAAACGTACGTGGCCGTCAAGATGAAGGCTGCAGCGGAAGTGGGCATCGTCAGCAAAACGGAACGCTTCGAGGCTGACATCACCGAGGAAAAGTTGCTGGCGCGGATTGAGGCGTTGAATAGCGACGATGCCGTGGACGGCATTTTGGTGCAGGTGCCGGTGCCGAGCCACATCAACGAGCGAAACGTGTGCAACTCGGTGTCCTGCGAGAAAGACGTGGACGGGTTGAACGAACGGAACGCGGGCCGGCTGTACATGGGCACGGACACGTTGATTCCGTGCACTGCGCTGGCCGTGCAGGAGCTCATCAAGCGCAGCCAGGTTGAAACAATCGGTAAGAATGCCGTCGTCGTGGGCTGCTCGAAGCTCGCGGGCTTGCCAATTGCGATGTTGCTGCACGCCGAAGGTGCGAACGACATGTGCGCAACGGTGACAATTTGTCACAAGTTTACTCCGCCGGAGGAGTTGGCGCGGTTCTGCCGATCGGCAGATATTATCGTGACGGCGACGGGCGTGCCCGGATTGATCCGCGGGGATATGATCAAGGAGGGTGCGGCTGTGATTGATGTGGGAATCACGCGCGTTGTGGATCCGGccaccgggaaggcaaaactGGTCGGGGATGTTGACTTTGAAG ACGCCCGCAAGGTTGCAGGACACATCACGCCAGTGCCGGGCGGCGTCGGTCCGATGACGGTGGCGATGCTCATGAAGAACACCTTCATCGTGGCCAAGAACCAGGCTATCAAGAGAGC GCAAAACTGA
- the LOC6036729 gene encoding bifunctional methylenetetrahydrofolate dehydrogenase/cyclohydrolase, mitochondrial isoform X1: MAKLIDGKRISADIRAELHEQIKQWMAKGNRAPQLTAILIGDDPASKTYVAVKMKAAAEVGIVSKTERFEADITEEKLLARIEALNSDDAVDGILVQVPVPSHINERNVCNSVSCEKDVDGLNERNAGRLYMGTDTLIPCTALAVQELIKRSQVETIGKNAVVVGCSKLAGLPIAMLLHAEGANDMCATVTICHKFTPPEELARFCRSADIIVTATGVPGLIRGDMIKEGAAVIDVGITRVVDPATGKAKLVGDVDFEDARKVAGHITPVPGGVGPMTVAMLMKNTFIVAKNQAIKRAQN, translated from the exons ATGGCCAAGTTGATCGACGGCAAGCGGATCTCCGCCGACATCCGTGCCGAGCTGCACGAGCAGATCAAACAATGGATGGCCAAAGGGAACCGCGCGCCCCAGCTGACGGCCATCCTGATTGGCGACGATCCGGCGAGTAAAACGTACGTGGCCGTCAAGATGAAGGCTGCAGCGGAAGTGGGCATCGTCAGCAAAACGGAACGCTTCGAGGCTGACATCACCGAGGAAAAGTTGCTGGCGCGGATTGAGGCGTTGAATAGCGACGATGCCGTGGACGGCATTTTGGTGCAGGTGCCGGTGCCGAGCCACATCAACGAGCGAAACGTGTGCAACTCGGTGTCCTGCGAGAAAGACGTGGACGGGTTGAACGAACGGAACGCGGGCCGGCTGTACATGGGCACGGACACGTTGATTCCGTGCACTGCGCTGGCCGTGCAGGAGCTCATCAAGCGCAGCCAGGTTGAAACAATCGGTAAGAATGCCGTCGTCGTGGGCTGCTCGAAGCTCGCGGGCTTGCCAATTGCGATGTTGCTGCACGCCGAAGGTGCGAACGACATGTGCGCAACGGTGACAATTTGTCACAAGTTTACTCCGCCGGAGGAGTTGGCGCGGTTCTGCCGATCGGCAGATATTATCGTGACGGCGACGGGCGTGCCCGGATTGATCCGCGGGGATATGATCAAGGAGGGTGCGGCTGTGATTGATGTGGGAATCACGCGCGTTGTGGATCCGGccaccgggaaggcaaaactGGTCGGGGATGTTGACTTTGAAG ACGCCCGCAAGGTTGCAGGACACATCACGCCAGTGCCGGGCGGCGTCGGTCCGATGACGGTGGCGATGCTCATGAAGAACACCTTCATCGTGGCCAAGAACCAGGCTATCAAGAGAGCGCAAAA CTGA